The window CCTGTCTAGGGCTTTATCAAATAGATCTAGAACAACAATGTCGAAGCAGATTGCGGTTGCAAAGGTATGTACTTGGGGTTTGTCCTAGTATACTATGCTATTCTTTAActtgttttttatattaattcttgCAATTTGCACCTGGATGTAATGTTATAGATGAGGAGTATCCTTTTGTGTGGAAACTGTAGATCTTGGGCGCAAATAGTGTTCTACTATGACCCTTTTCCTGAAATATTATATGCTTCCAAGTCCGCTATATTAAGAATCTATTTGAAATACTTGCAGTATTTGGGATGACGTGATATACTCAAACTTCCTTTGTATACAACGATGTGGGTCATATGGGGAAGACCAGTTTTACTCTTTAATTACCAGAAAAGATCAAACAACAGTTGTTTCTATCATTGAATCATCACTTGTCTGATGAACATGCACTTTCTTTTATAAATGCTCACTTTAATACTTAACATGATTGTTCATATTTGGCGGAATAACTTGCCTTTCTGATCTCTTATACATGTTCCTTGATTCTCTTCCATAACTTACATTCAAGGGTTAAAAAGAGGTGATACACAACTAGCATTTGAGGTGCAATCATTGCAGTTATTCTCAAAGTTGAAGAATAAAAAAGTAGTAAAATGATGCGAGTTGTTTAGCACTTTTAGCTTAAACGAGGGAATAAAAGTAAAGTTACTTCACTTGGTTTTGAAGGGTTTAGGTATTTACCAGATCACactcatattatttttgttttacaaGGATTCACACTCCTGTTCTGTGCACTATTTTTTCTGTCTACAGATTGCCTCTTATAGTTGATGTGTAAATGTGCTTGCATATAGACAAAACCCTtctttagttatatatattattaaatgacCTAAACTTATCGGGTTTACGAACATTAAATCCAGACCTAAGAATCAAGAAAATTACAACACAATTATTGCTCCTGCGGTATTCCTAAGGTAGAAACTACAATTATTTTCTATGATTGTATTTTCAATTATCAAATGAAGGTCAAAAAAGTCTTTTGGCCTTTTATCAGTTTTAATTTAGGTGCAACTGGTAATTTTTGGTCCAACATGTTGTTTTGGGTGAAATGGGTCAATTTGGGTCATGAGAGTCAAACAGGTCAACTTGTTGGGTGACGTTGGTCAAACATGTCTAGGTTAGATTGATCTTTTTGTCCCATTAAATGTTGGCACAGGTTCGGGCTGACACCAATATTTTGATCTATATCAGGTTATCCGACAAGAGCCTGAACCTTGACCTGAAATTACTATCTCTGATATTTTgctttaaattttatgtgaacACGTCAGTGGAAAAGTTAATAGAGGAAACTAGGAAAGTAATTTAAACTGGTCTTTTGACTCCTCTTTTAGTTATTATTTGCTAAATTCAATAGCCTCAAATAAGTGCCGTGTATGTAATATTGTCATCATTTCAATTTTGTAACAGGTTTCAGAAGTGAGTTCAATTCTTGGCAGAGCAGGTACTGCTGGGCTGGGGAAGGCTGTCGAAGTTCTGGATACACTTGGTAGTAGTATGACAAGTTTAAACGTAAGCAGTGGCTTTGTATCGGGGACATCTATTAAGGGaaacaaaatttcaatattgtGTTTTGAAGTTGCAAATACAATAGTGAAGGGTGCAAATCTTATGCAATCTCTTTCAGTGGAAAGCATCAGATATCTGAAAGAGGAAGTTCTTCCCTCTGAGAGCGTGCAACAATTGATATCAAAAGATACAGAGGAACTGCTGAGAATCGCTGCAGCTGACAAAAGGTGGATAAGCCCAGAGTACTTATAATTGTTTTAACAAGAACTCACACATGCACACGAAAATTAGATTGCCGAAATGAATAGGTTGTACTTATTATTGATACCATTATCCTTATGCTACATGAACGGTGGGACGTTATTATCATTTTCTTTGTTGTATTAGAGATGAGCTGAAGGTCTTCTCCAGAGAGTTGGTCCGTTTTGGAAATCGCTGCAAAGATCCACAATGGCACAACTTGGACCGCTATTTCGAGAAGTAATTCTCATTGTGATTATTTGGGTTTATTATTCATTATTGCATGTTAAACAAAGACAAAAGTGTGCTGAATAACTGTAATTTCATATATGAAGGTTGGGATCGGAGCATACACCTCAAAAACAGTTAAAAGAAGAAGCGGAGAATGTGATGCAGCAGATGATGAGTTTAGTTCAGTATACCGCTGTAAGTTACAGATATTTCATTGCACACTTGTTCCCTAGCACCTGCACCTTTATTTCATAGAATTTAGGCATGCAATTGATTCTTACAATTTGAAGAGCACTTGCTAAATATTTTATAGGTACCAAATAGAATATTGCACTTTTTACAAAAGTCAAAACTCCCTATCATATTGTGGCTATGTGTCTTGGTGGTGGTGAGGGCTACCTATACATCTTATGTTACTATACCTTCCAAATGCAGTGCTCAGTATGGAGCTGCAAAACTGAGCACTGCAAAAATAACTAAAGACCAACCTTAAAATGAAAATACGAGAGgattaagttaaaaaagacTAGATTATGCAGTACAATTATTagcttaatttaattaaaagagTATTTGCGACGTATAAGATTGGTTTGGCTGTCAGCATAGATGTTATAGTTGTTACtaagttttttttgtttaaacgAAGACATATAGTTTATAGCTTCTCTTTACATGTCCCAAGAAACATGAAGTAGAAACCATGTTGTGCTAAAATCGATGTGATGCAGACAACTAAtgttcaaaaattaattagGGCTGAATGATATATGTTGCAGGAGTTATACCATGAGTTGCATGCTTTAGACAGGTTTGAACAAGATTATAAGCGTAAGCTTCAAGAAGTGGATAACCCAAGTATCTCTCCAAAAGGTATCCTATTCATAGTTTAATATTTGAGGAATGTTTTCttggaaatattttttcatccTACTATGAATAAAGATAGCTGATTCATTtcgtaaaattttaaatgtatcATGCCATGGTATATATATTACATCTGTATTTGTACAGTATTAATATGTGTGCCCAAACAAAATTTCTTCCCTCTGttaaaattacttgtggatttgGCACTGTTTTGGGCATCATAAGAGTTTTTGGTGTTATTTATCTTGTGCCAGTTCTAattgttgataaaaaaaatttgtcttcTATTATGGTTGGTTATGAGCTCGAAAGTAGGGACGGAGGCTTGTCCACTGCAATTTGGGAATTTTATCTTCTTTGATTCTCTTAATATTGTCTGCTTTGTCATGGTTTTCTCTACAGCATTCTAAGTATTACATATATTAAcaaagttatttttttatattattattattatcatttttaattattaatggaAGTCAGTACCTTGTGAATTAGACCTATGATATAATCAAATTTTCACGACACACAATTGAAGTGTGTGTTTGGATCTTAACTTTCCTTGTTTGCCAACTgttatatttcagtataactATCGatttcattgtttataattctttAACGGAATGCTTGCACTTGTCCATCTCTAGGAGAGAGCCTTGCAATCCTAAAGGCAGAACTAAAAAGTCAAAAGAAGCATGTGAAAAGTCTGAAAAAGAAGTCACTCTGGTCCAAGATCCTGGAAGAGGTAGGAAGAATATAATTCTACACGTTATTTTTTGGTTGAGAAGGTTGTACCTACAAGCTCTTCCTCTGATATATATTGGGTGGCATTGCTGGTAAATATATATTCACAAACTAATTCCTACCATGCAGTTCAGAATGGTGCTCATTATGCATGTGAATGTTCTAAACTATCAGAGTTAGAACCGGAAAGATTGAGAAACttaaattattatcatttattttcataattggACTGTACAAATTGATGAACTATTTTTGTGTTTACAAGGTGATGGAGAAACTCGTAGACATTGTACATTACTTGCATGCAGAGATCTCTGATGCTTTTGGCACTACTGCCGGTACTCATCTGAAACTTTGATGCCACACTTTTTTTTAGCACTTGCTACCATCATCCTAGGTTTCCTAGCGGGCGGAAATCATCCCTCCGCTTGTAAATAGATTGCCCTTTTTCTTTGTAAATCATTAATTTTTCAACTCTCACATATCCTGGAGATCAAAAACTAATATAACATGATAAGAAGTGGAGGATGAAGAAACCTCCCAGTTAGGAAAGTAAATTAATAGAACACATAACTAAAGGTTGATTAATAGTCATACTTGTGTTAATTGATTGGGTAGGATCAAGATGGAAAATTTACCTTAAGCATGTTTTTTTTTGGAAAGGGGTGGGGGGTGGGGGGTGGGGTGAGAGAATGTTTACAGATCCCTCATTCCATTTAATGTTGTCTTATTTGGCAATgtatatgaatattaaattcATCGGCAACTCATGCAGATGGCGATAGACCAGCCAAAAACAACCATCAGAGATTGGGACCAGCTGGACTTGCATTGCATTATGCCAATATTATCACCCAGATTGACACACTTGTAAGTTATCAACCAACTTTGCGTTTCTGATATCTAGCAAATTTTGTTGTGCACGAGTGTAGTTCTCATTATAAGATAATGATCCCCGTAGGGCTATTTAGTTGCTTGATAAATTTGGTACAGAGAAAGAAGACGTAGAGGAAGTAGAGCCTTACTCTGACGAGGTTATACACTTATGCTGCATAATGCAATAACCATGTTCACCACGTATATCTAGAAAGCAGGGGGTGAGGCAATTGAGTGACATACTGTGCAGGGTAGGTGCGCTGCATACAGGGTTTGCCACTCAACATATCCCCATATTTTGGTCAGGATTCGAGGGGGGTGCGCAAATTCTAGATCTCGTAATTTTCcacttaaattaaaaatgagCAGAAACAAAGACCTTTAACAGGGCCTAATTACATAACATACTTCTTTTCTCTTCGTTTTTTCTTCAGTTGTGTGTTATCAGTTCTCCATCCCTGTTTTTTGTTCTCTGTTCGTTTAGTGGTTACAGTTGATGTAAGTGGTAAGTATATGTCTGTAatctgtatgtgtgtgtgtgtgtgtgtgtgtgtgaggtAACAGTTGATGATGTATGTATACTATAATTTTGACTGTAATATCCTTTTTATGTGAACTGAATCATTGACTATGCAAATaagttaaattattaatataaccaTGTGTAATAACTATGTCCACGTTGGAAAAAATTTCTATGGAGACCTCGGAGACCAGGCATATTCTGCAAACAAAACATTGTAAAATGTATTCTTTTTGTAATACATATTCTATAAAAATCAGTATTTCATTGAAAATCTTGgaaattatgtattttttgcAAGAAAAACATGTTTTTGTATAACTATATATGTCTGCAAGATTTTCAATATGTTGCTTGCcgaatatacataatttttaagatttttccaatgaaatagtgatattcatagaacatgatttgtaaaaCAATACGTTTTGCAATATTTTCCTTGCAAAACATACATGTTCTCCAAGGTCTCCAATAAAATAGTGGTCTCCATGTAACTTATAGGGCAATTTATGCGGTAATAACCAAATCGAAATACCGAATACCGACATACCGAATAAGCTCAAAAAccataattttatatcataactCAACTCTTCGAGGCTGCATATCATACATGATTGtaaacattaaaatttcaattttctaAATTACTTTACCGTCtcttaaaataaatgaaaaagacaaagcaaatattatatataactgtAATAGATTTTAGAATagttatatatttgaattagagCAATAGGGTTCAGTTCAATAAAGTACCCTTAAATGGAGTACTGACCCAGAGTGCTATATGTTCAGTGTACTGAATATTGCATAACATCAGCAGAACATATTGACGTATAGTCTCTGGTCAGTAGTCAATTCAAGGGTACTCGACCAAAAATTTGCCAAGCAATGTGATATTAGtagtattattagtattgtttaAGGGAGTTGTAAGTTTTCCTGGTTATTTAAATCTTATGAACTGATATTAATAATGTTTTGGACAAGGCCctgtaattttaatattctagaaATGGTGTACAAATGGAATGGAAGCTCCCTGGCTGCCCTGATTTTAAAGACGATAcccaataaacaaaattatattctaGTTTGTCCCTCCGTTTAACTTTAACCATCAAATTTGACGGAAAAAGTTGTACAATGCAGCAAAAATATAGGTTTTGGAATGCAAACTGttccatttttaaaaataattctaccAAAACATTTGAGCGAttttcaaggattagcataaagTATATCCCTCGCTTTCATTTACCAGAAGTCGAGTCTCTGAGCCTCACTAGAGGCAAATGAGTGCGTGAGTATTAAATTTGGTAATATGTCTTATTGGGAAAAGAAGGAATTAAAATGTTGTGAAAGGCCTAGCCTAGCATATAGTTACCGAAGGTCGTGGTTTGAGACTCAGTGGAGGCAATTGTGAGCGTGAGTATTTAAATTACTTGACCTAACGCGAAAAAGTTGATATATGCTATTAACGTTTTAGTTTCAATAATAGTACATGATTAAATTTATTGCCCAAAACTTAACCAACCAAGAATGTTCTTAATTAACTAATATGGATCTGTTATTAAAATGAGAAAGTACATTGCGGTTCTGCTGGATGCTATCTTTGTGGTCTAAACTTGGGAGGGAAAACGGGTACTGGTGTGTAGATATTAGTAATCAGACAGTTTCCTGATTGTTATAAAGAGTTTTAAAAGTTTGTCTGTTAAGAATAAAATTGTTTATTTTGGTTTATTTTTGACGATTCTGTGAAGTCCTTACTAAGAGCTCTGATCATAATATGCTCAGGTGACCAGATCAAGTTCTATTCCTCAGAATACAAGAGATGCTTTAT of the Daucus carota subsp. sativus chromosome 4, DH1 v3.0, whole genome shotgun sequence genome contains:
- the LOC108215874 gene encoding protein PSK SIMULATOR 1, which translates into the protein MGGICSRRSTEDHPSVGGFPNVNARFSYGSGMVYQSRGMPVQENNNADPSPVSESTNKQLRDPFSFPDVHAIHLGMNGDDIDDGIPRLSRALSNRSRTTMSKQIAVAKVSEVSSILGRAGTAGLGKAVEVLDTLGSSMTSLNVSSGFVSGTSIKGNKISILCFEVANTIVKGANLMQSLSVESIRYLKEEVLPSESVQQLISKDTEELLRIAAADKRDELKVFSRELVRFGNRCKDPQWHNLDRYFEKLGSEHTPQKQLKEEAENVMQQMMSLVQYTAELYHELHALDRFEQDYKRKLQEVDNPSISPKGESLAILKAELKSQKKHVKSLKKKSLWSKILEEVMEKLVDIVHYLHAEISDAFGTTADGDRPAKNNHQRLGPAGLALHYANIITQIDTLVTRSSSIPQNTRDALYHGLPPRIKSALRSKLRSFHHKEELTVPYIKAEMEKILQWLVPMATNTSKAHHGFGWVGEWANTGSVLNKKAAGEMELIRIETLHHADKDKTELYILDLVVWLHHLVCQSRSGNGGNRSPSPVISPIRSPNQTTIQLTHRPSSPLPTLTIEDQKMLRDVTTRKLTPGISKSQEFDTAKTRLAKYQRLSKSSSHSPTHEYPKDTFPIKRPSSLPIINFNIDKIRAMDAVDRVDSICSL